The proteins below are encoded in one region of Lagenorhynchus albirostris chromosome 7, mLagAlb1.1, whole genome shotgun sequence:
- the PHF24 gene encoding PHD finger protein 24 isoform X1 yields the protein MGVLMSKRQTVEQVQKVTLAVSAFKDGLRDRPSIRRTGELSGSHRGTVEGSVQEVQEEKEAEASTPALQEESGVSRAAWERLRDGRGVEPEEFDRTSRFTPPAFIRPTRKLDDDKPPDIRLEPREAVVNDEMCDVCEVWTAESLFPCRVCTRVFHDGCLRRVGYIQGDSAAEVTETANTETGWSCHYCNNLNLLLTEEEMYSLTETFQQCKVIPDCSLTLDDFLRYRHQTAKRGDSDRALSEEQEEQAARQFAALDPEHRGHIEWPDFLSHESLLLLQQIRPQNSLLRLLTVKERERARATFLARGSGSTISEAECRRAQHSWFCKRPPDASSCSVSVSHVGPIADSSPDSSSSKSQDKAPLPTEPESRFVDWPTFLQENVVYILAARPNSAAIHLKPPG from the exons ATGGGGGTGTTGATGTCCAAGCGGCAGACAGTGGAGCAGGTGCAGAAGGTGACCCTGGCTGTGTCTGCCTTCAAGGATGGGCTGCGGGACAGGCCTTCCATCCGACGCACAGGTGAACTTTCGGGGTCTCACCGTGGCACGGTAGAGGGCTCTGTCCAGGAGgtgcaggaagagaaagaagcagaggcaAGCACCCCAGCACTCCAAGAAGAGAGCGGTGTCAGCCGTGCCGCCTGGGAGAGGCTCCGGGATGGTCGTGGAGTGGAGCCGGAGGAGTTTGACAGGACCAGTCGTTTCACACCCCCTGCCTTCATCCGCCCCACCCGGAAGCTGGATGATGACAAGCCTCCAGATATCCGCTTGGAGCCCAGAGAGGCT GTTGTTAATGATGAGATGTGTGATGTCTGTGAGGTCTGGACAGCCGAGAGCCTCTTTCCGTGCAGGGTCTGCACCAGGGTCTTCCATGATGGCTGCCTGCGCCGCGTGGGCTACATCCAAGGAGACAGTGCCGCGGAGGTGACTGAGACAGCAAACACAGAAACAGGCTGGAGCTGCCACTACTGT AACAACCTCAACTTGCTGCTAACTGAAGAAGAAATGTACAGCCTCACAGAGACCTTTCAGCAGTGTAAAGTTATCCCCG ACTGCTCCCTGACGCTGGATGATTTCCTGCGCTACCGCCACCAAACAGCGAAGCGAGGGGACAGTGACAGGGCTCTAAGTGAGGAGCAAGAGGAGCAGGCAGCCCGCCAGTTTGCAGCCCTGGACCCTGAACACCGAGGACACATAGAGTGGCCTGATTTCTTGTCCCATGAGTCCCTCCTACTTCTACAGCAAATACGTCCCCAG AACTCTCTGTTAAGGCTTCTGACAGTCAAGGAGCGGGAGCGAGCCCGGGCCACTTTCCTGGCCCGGGGCAGCGGGAGCACTATCAGTGAGGCAGAGTGCCGCCGTGCCCAGCACTCTTGGTTCTGCAAACGCCCCCCAGATGCTTCTTCCTGCAGTGTCAG CGTCAGCCATGTGGGTCCCATAGCAGACAGCAGCccagacagcagcagcagcaagagtCAGGACAAGGCCCCGCTGCCCACAGAGCCTGAGTCCAG ATTTGTGGACTGGCCTACCTTCCTGCAGGAGAATGTCGTCTACATCTTGGCTGCTCGCCCCAACAGTGCAGCCATTCACCTGAAACCCCCAGGATAG
- the PHF24 gene encoding PHD finger protein 24 isoform X4 — MVVEWSRRSLTGPVVSHPLPSSAPPGSWMMTSLQISAWSPERLVCTRVFHDGCLRRVGYIQGDSAAEVTETANTETGWSCHYCNNLNLLLTEEEMYSLTETFQQCKVIPDCSLTLDDFLRYRHQTAKRGDSDRALSEEQEEQAARQFAALDPEHRGHIEWPDFLSHESLLLLQQIRPQNSLLRLLTVKERERARATFLARGSGSTISEAECRRAQHSWFCKRPPDASSCSVSVSHVGPIADSSPDSSSSKSQDKAPLPTEPESRFVDWPTFLQENVVYILAARPNSAAIHLKPPG, encoded by the exons ATGGTCGTGGAGTGGAGCCGGAGGAGTTTGACAGGACCAGTCGTTTCACACCCCCTGCCTTCATCCGCCCCACCCGGAAGCTGGATGATGACAAGCCTCCAGATATCCGCTTGGAGCCCAGAGAGGCT GGTCTGCACCAGGGTCTTCCATGATGGCTGCCTGCGCCGCGTGGGCTACATCCAAGGAGACAGTGCCGCGGAGGTGACTGAGACAGCAAACACAGAAACAGGCTGGAGCTGCCACTACTGT AACAACCTCAACTTGCTGCTAACTGAAGAAGAAATGTACAGCCTCACAGAGACCTTTCAGCAGTGTAAAGTTATCCCCG ACTGCTCCCTGACGCTGGATGATTTCCTGCGCTACCGCCACCAAACAGCGAAGCGAGGGGACAGTGACAGGGCTCTAAGTGAGGAGCAAGAGGAGCAGGCAGCCCGCCAGTTTGCAGCCCTGGACCCTGAACACCGAGGACACATAGAGTGGCCTGATTTCTTGTCCCATGAGTCCCTCCTACTTCTACAGCAAATACGTCCCCAG AACTCTCTGTTAAGGCTTCTGACAGTCAAGGAGCGGGAGCGAGCCCGGGCCACTTTCCTGGCCCGGGGCAGCGGGAGCACTATCAGTGAGGCAGAGTGCCGCCGTGCCCAGCACTCTTGGTTCTGCAAACGCCCCCCAGATGCTTCTTCCTGCAGTGTCAG CGTCAGCCATGTGGGTCCCATAGCAGACAGCAGCccagacagcagcagcagcaagagtCAGGACAAGGCCCCGCTGCCCACAGAGCCTGAGTCCAG ATTTGTGGACTGGCCTACCTTCCTGCAGGAGAATGTCGTCTACATCTTGGCTGCTCGCCCCAACAGTGCAGCCATTCACCTGAAACCCCCAGGATAG
- the PHF24 gene encoding PHD finger protein 24 isoform X3 → MGVLMSKRQTVEQVQKVTLAVSAFKDGLRDRPSIRRTGELSGSHRGTVEGSVQEVQEEKEAEASTPALQEESGVSRAAWERLRDGRGVEPEEFDRTSRFTPPAFIRPTRKLDDDKPPDIRLEPREAVVNDEMCDVCEVWTAESLFPCRVCTRVFHDGCLRRVGYIQGDSAAEVTETANTETGWSCHYCNNLNLLLTEEEMYSLTETFQQCKVIPDCSLTLDDFLRYRHQTAKRGDSDRALSEEQEEQAARQFAALDPEHRGHIEWPDFLSHESLLLLQQIRPQNSLLRLLTVKERERARATFLARGSGSTISEAECRRAQHSWFCKRPPDASSCSVSVSHVGPIADSSPDSSSSKSQDKAPLPTEPESSSAQLQT, encoded by the exons ATGGGGGTGTTGATGTCCAAGCGGCAGACAGTGGAGCAGGTGCAGAAGGTGACCCTGGCTGTGTCTGCCTTCAAGGATGGGCTGCGGGACAGGCCTTCCATCCGACGCACAGGTGAACTTTCGGGGTCTCACCGTGGCACGGTAGAGGGCTCTGTCCAGGAGgtgcaggaagagaaagaagcagaggcaAGCACCCCAGCACTCCAAGAAGAGAGCGGTGTCAGCCGTGCCGCCTGGGAGAGGCTCCGGGATGGTCGTGGAGTGGAGCCGGAGGAGTTTGACAGGACCAGTCGTTTCACACCCCCTGCCTTCATCCGCCCCACCCGGAAGCTGGATGATGACAAGCCTCCAGATATCCGCTTGGAGCCCAGAGAGGCT GTTGTTAATGATGAGATGTGTGATGTCTGTGAGGTCTGGACAGCCGAGAGCCTCTTTCCGTGCAGGGTCTGCACCAGGGTCTTCCATGATGGCTGCCTGCGCCGCGTGGGCTACATCCAAGGAGACAGTGCCGCGGAGGTGACTGAGACAGCAAACACAGAAACAGGCTGGAGCTGCCACTACTGT AACAACCTCAACTTGCTGCTAACTGAAGAAGAAATGTACAGCCTCACAGAGACCTTTCAGCAGTGTAAAGTTATCCCCG ACTGCTCCCTGACGCTGGATGATTTCCTGCGCTACCGCCACCAAACAGCGAAGCGAGGGGACAGTGACAGGGCTCTAAGTGAGGAGCAAGAGGAGCAGGCAGCCCGCCAGTTTGCAGCCCTGGACCCTGAACACCGAGGACACATAGAGTGGCCTGATTTCTTGTCCCATGAGTCCCTCCTACTTCTACAGCAAATACGTCCCCAG AACTCTCTGTTAAGGCTTCTGACAGTCAAGGAGCGGGAGCGAGCCCGGGCCACTTTCCTGGCCCGGGGCAGCGGGAGCACTATCAGTGAGGCAGAGTGCCGCCGTGCCCAGCACTCTTGGTTCTGCAAACGCCCCCCAGATGCTTCTTCCTGCAGTGTCAG CGTCAGCCATGTGGGTCCCATAGCAGACAGCAGCccagacagcagcagcagcaagagtCAGGACAAGGCCCCGCTGCCCACAGAGCCTGAGTCCAG CTCAGCTCAACTGCAGACCTAG
- the PHF24 gene encoding PHD finger protein 24 isoform X2, translated as MGVLMSKRQTVEQVQKVTLAVSAFKDGLRDRPSIRRTGELSGSHRGTVEGSVQEVQEEKEAEASTPALQEESGVSRAAWERLRDGRGVEPEEFDRTSRFTPPAFIRPTRKLDDDKPPDIRLEPREAVVNDEMCDVCEVWTAESLFPCRVCTRVFHDGCLRRVGYIQGDSAAEVTETANTETGWSCHYCNNLNLLLTEEEMYSLTETFQQCKVIPDCSLTLDDFLRYRHQTAKRGDSDRALSEEQEEQAARQFAALDPEHRGHIEWPDFLSHESLLLLQQIRPQNSLLRLLTVKERERARATFLARGSGSTISEAECRRAQHSWFCKRPPDASSCSVSVSHVGPIADSSPDSSSSKSQDKAPLPTEPESRWVLMAQSPGA; from the exons ATGGGGGTGTTGATGTCCAAGCGGCAGACAGTGGAGCAGGTGCAGAAGGTGACCCTGGCTGTGTCTGCCTTCAAGGATGGGCTGCGGGACAGGCCTTCCATCCGACGCACAGGTGAACTTTCGGGGTCTCACCGTGGCACGGTAGAGGGCTCTGTCCAGGAGgtgcaggaagagaaagaagcagaggcaAGCACCCCAGCACTCCAAGAAGAGAGCGGTGTCAGCCGTGCCGCCTGGGAGAGGCTCCGGGATGGTCGTGGAGTGGAGCCGGAGGAGTTTGACAGGACCAGTCGTTTCACACCCCCTGCCTTCATCCGCCCCACCCGGAAGCTGGATGATGACAAGCCTCCAGATATCCGCTTGGAGCCCAGAGAGGCT GTTGTTAATGATGAGATGTGTGATGTCTGTGAGGTCTGGACAGCCGAGAGCCTCTTTCCGTGCAGGGTCTGCACCAGGGTCTTCCATGATGGCTGCCTGCGCCGCGTGGGCTACATCCAAGGAGACAGTGCCGCGGAGGTGACTGAGACAGCAAACACAGAAACAGGCTGGAGCTGCCACTACTGT AACAACCTCAACTTGCTGCTAACTGAAGAAGAAATGTACAGCCTCACAGAGACCTTTCAGCAGTGTAAAGTTATCCCCG ACTGCTCCCTGACGCTGGATGATTTCCTGCGCTACCGCCACCAAACAGCGAAGCGAGGGGACAGTGACAGGGCTCTAAGTGAGGAGCAAGAGGAGCAGGCAGCCCGCCAGTTTGCAGCCCTGGACCCTGAACACCGAGGACACATAGAGTGGCCTGATTTCTTGTCCCATGAGTCCCTCCTACTTCTACAGCAAATACGTCCCCAG AACTCTCTGTTAAGGCTTCTGACAGTCAAGGAGCGGGAGCGAGCCCGGGCCACTTTCCTGGCCCGGGGCAGCGGGAGCACTATCAGTGAGGCAGAGTGCCGCCGTGCCCAGCACTCTTGGTTCTGCAAACGCCCCCCAGATGCTTCTTCCTGCAGTGTCAG CGTCAGCCATGTGGGTCCCATAGCAGACAGCAGCccagacagcagcagcagcaagagtCAGGACAAGGCCCCGCTGCCCACAGAGCCTGAGTCCAG GTGGGTGCTCATGGCCCAGAGCCCAGGGGCCTGA